In one Drosophila pseudoobscura strain MV-25-SWS-2005 chromosome X, UCI_Dpse_MV25, whole genome shotgun sequence genomic region, the following are encoded:
- the Rbcn-3A gene encoding dmX-like protein 2 isoform X1, with amino-acid sequence MNCHQILSGACNAGDRCFAIGSVEGIPFTAYAAGCNVVILASTFERVQIIPGASHGYVKISALDCSTDTGKIAAAYENKICIFEPTPVIESSKHNTHFLDYRWVQTGSFTSHSSVVTLSWNLEGTRLLTGGTNIQLWKSKSPTHQQEEEHTGVKFEIGESKEVKQSNQAEDVSTWENIWSCQTAIPIYHMAFSPDGTLFATCGRNDRLVKIWYENKQVLFPAKGTTRHTDDLSSNTSGGGAGAGAGGGGGSGGVSAAIGELNFTYVYIAHPRAVSNIVWRKTSKYMPKGSVANMLVTSCLDNICRIWIETVLPDDGLVNMTQFDPQNSQNPKFRTHRHKHRFMQRLKHMKTCFHIRRHMKAGAHAAPGGPGGILPPAHMGAGAMGGAMGSSPASFSNYLGPIPSLPSSCSVHDFHSYGFHGSGVTPGMHFHLAASINAETDIPLVPSMQTSDPANQNVFILHWLNNKEMHFTLQAEAILQELTKKVIDEENGHHHGHYGHGHHHGHSGGGGVDLPDDAPGGTHGTHAHKKYLRSSKSVSVDDSGEEYSKYSQHTAGTGAGLHLNSMSNTTSQNSLNNEQHQHQQHPITQLVDSLDNKIECLLRDWHQSPDLLFAIHPVDGSYLIWVIEWLDDYYPGSFRQAQVSFSTRIPSAFPLGDAMSMSTTVSLFNTGSHPLAFRDIANNVRSKDEFHKNGQADDSSLKSDQHAFEKHEEEQEDNNEDREQDQETDDSAAASGGVASSSQDSAGASGNGVTSALPLNVSPSVSMVTKHSNGTLNLWQLTFAFKTKFTQVLSIGHVSRASGHRFRVNDITCHPVLPLLVSTSHHNLPDSEAKSPMSPFEQPLSGGGGGGLTMGSGTGGVASPGGSAGAASNGNGNGNDKDVFTPTGFCSELILWRVDSVGPLCHSGGVSELARINSPEISAFSNVAWIPTLLPSTTLGSYSNSPSACFVASDGENLRVYQAVIDARTLLAEISCSENLNTLHKSHSLSSMISNASSTMKAQRSALHDKLKVVSQQSTARPGCILQLDAISDAKHDWQNTQFLHVFQAQLITGGQRTTASVDAQDVDEPRYNPFLESDMDAIVDLQRNADFEEPFYIVNIEKTLRGSTIHMWRIVISSKQQNSFLSETAMYVPDSNLTQEEPDDNPNPNANPNPRRMSQGAETLTGAEHFGSHVEAPHISITTKKVCTQELPLPEGVDVIHASPAAGHLSSSSIYPACFAPYIIVTACSDSVSRFWKCEPIENPSAEDTGNGNGNGNGDAYHWSEWKMFSRIQQSAIEIPGQPLNISAAYSGRIACAYKYGKSFTRPNKGDPDSRYVNLCVAIYECESSGGSEWVLEDTIHLKNVHLPRINIGHGIDLSYLHDSRLLAKKQRLNQVLHTFQAHDDSRSPRSGETTPELAVSVNRQPSVAASGLLTVPSFSTLQSLRKSIAENGNTCPLTQKHLVQLDWVSKEDGSHILTVAVGSKILLYTPVSSDIAQANIKAMKESRSVNRPILRKASSLAQPNFVDEIRWMKLRQIDLQTADGLPPLPMQISWVRDGILVVAMDSEMHVYSQWKPHYTSHMVGGANGGSEDVPDTRNLRDEDLRSLANESTQLRLKNVASMPLISKVSTANLQLLSHDKKRRLGNTSMANMNGGGAVATTVGSAPNDRDSGSDDYLTDFGLFQASRIACPVLPQYHPKQLMELLNCGKIRWVKAILAHLVRCMSGGSSGDQHGATQDEDGYARQRSWSRSRTLSISYNAADNNNIQAEHRGSTTQIPEELMLDYAEINSIPPLPLWVLLNADRETPGCQGGASNAENDKDYDELFDMHNSEDNLDELLSEGEQGKRHERRLSLPEKQSISHFGPRQGQLLSRLLTHTHLPGLSSLDQMHLLALADTVATCNTDFSDKFAADMGKNTANVPKEGATATESLDDCGLRFLLAMKHFTYLLRCLPLQQRAQFQRQGVGTSNIVWAYHSESEEELLNLIPSYTKGDLRWATLRDLGMGYWLKNINTLRRCVERLAKCAYQQKQDPLDAAIYYLAMKKKSLVWGLFRSMRDEKMTAFFGNNFAEDRWRKAALKNAFVLLGKQRFEHAVAFFLLANSLNDAIEVCMNKLEDFQLALIIARLYEGDAEGCYYHKLLHEHILGTDPETGRCDIPRAHPDPFLRSMTYWTLKKYQESLNTLLLTGGVGSLHSSYREEDLLRPEPQATNPNVFNFYIYLRTHPLLIRQNIALSAQEKRIAHVVLSGFNYETAGAGPGTGGAACDKQLQLEDSITPIERQLYFTTAHGHFKSGCPALALEVLNKLPLKISEDPSSSGSSMAGSQAAATSQQINKEELINSGIMDQWGAGTATATATADAFDWGAPAAGNEAEAKFEIKWDDDEEDADADPIDDDDPEMATPQPPMGAADAVAAAAAVGRSTGDGHKMDIMAQQLKFVACLKILMEELSTLATGFEVDGGQLRYQLYMWLEREVEALKQLCNYCSSEQQQASDGSGGDADAKDDKEMNASICPSTERPTLHEILMQDKQDFEAKVLRAAKRKRWLKANETLLRTLLSYCSLHGASGGGLASVRMELVLLLQELQQEKTQQQLLSPLPFPTTLPLLSACVAGNKTVIADPIKYLQSQTVDMLQTIIKVVPFPGIETSALSEIFVLRDLAVALSSCIYQSLCDSESFVVNNSAFNGYPSPGMENIAKINSSFECSYLVGSRNAYGRRRKYSTDEPAGICTTPSKWPGVTNLRALLAREKDEDVPKLNVLLLESFVSTYMALFIYSLCTCDSRLLYRLSGQSFNNDTWSTLFGGGMKKLLIKPASGQAQSLPAAAAAGAAGPTSDDPTADENSVWNTVTSITKQRMKLNMKILGSFSQSSTSNNMKEDKPTYREQFMPPETSMLSYFLSKPPPGTTECDDYDTDDSHESENEEEEEDDDDVNVSRTQLKAKDNTEHTNPTSYSWSILRLALIKITTHKIQELVKVAGIELQGNLPVISPLSHEVLRTLNRWQEFALSDLIARGPPTRQYIPGCYAESGINGLAIHKYRSLLNKDNTPFVSGSSAGPIRRLWNFLVRQEPAQEVFIKSIFGKNMEGHHHHGHTRGSQPDNDTDEGQSHSTSENTDHIRIIHKDHESILSFCLKNNSSSMIAFSNPREIQEFDISLLLESPNWYEDECDYDMMNLSKDADTNSSAFLIIQSQEQNQFGSNSNPNESNSSTQSASQSGRGTSMVQRHKVDNVKRMSAHPLMPLYLTGGQDGSVQIWEWGHQQPVCSPRTSGTFAKVTRCRFSEQGNKFGIGDGDGNLSLWQAGIASQNNRSFISYQCHNKTLSDFVFLGSCSLLASAGQSSENKNINIWDTLLPHKKSCVSAFTCHDQGSSCLVFAPQHQVLISCGKRGDVCVFDVRQRTLRHRYQAHDSTIKCIALDPHEEFFVTGSIEGDIKIWDMNQFMLINTFPHEHAKNGFFKHTGQGVSQVTVDPFGRLFSCGSDGCMKVRLLVEKDNIVHSVY; translated from the exons ATGGGTGCAAACGGGCTCCTTTACCAGCCACTCGAGTGTGGTGACCCTCTCGTGGAATCTGGAGGGCACACGCCTCCTCACCGGCGGCACCAACATACAGCTCTGGAAGAGCAAATCGCCCACAcaccagcaggaggaggagcataCGG GTGTAAAATTCGAGATTGGCGAGAGCAAAGAGGTGAAGCAATCGAACCAGGCCGAGGATGTGTCCACGTGGGAGAACATTTGGTCCTGCCAGACGGCCATACCCATTTACCATATGGCATTTAGTCCCGATGGTACACTGTTCGCCACCTGCGGCCGCAACGATCGTCTGGTGAAGATCTGGTACGAGAACAAGCAGGTGCTCTTCCCCGCCAAAGGCACGACCCGGCACACGGATGACCtgagcagcaacaccagcggAGGTGGAGCGGGCGCAggcgcaggaggaggaggtggatcGGGTGGCGTGAGCGCCGCCATCGGAGAACTTAACTTCACTTACGTTTACATTGCCCATCCGCGGGCGGTGTCGAACATTGTGTGGCGCAAGACGAGCAAGTACATGCCCAAGGGATCGGTGGCCAACATGCTTGTGACCTCCTGCCTGGACAACATCTGCCGCATCTGGATCGAGACGGTGCTCCCCGACGACGGGCTGGTCAATATGACCCAGTTCGATCCGCAGAATTCGCAGAATCCCAAGTTCCGGACGCACCGGCACAAGCATCGGTTTATGCAGCGACTGAAGCACATGAAGACCTGCTTTCACATACGGCGCCACATGAAGGCGGGGGCACACGCCGCCCCGGGAGGCCCTGGTGGCATCCTGCCGCCGGCCCACATGGGCGCTGGAGCAATGGGCGGGGCCATGGGCTCGTCGCCGGCCAGCTTCAGCAATTATCTGGGGCCCATACCGTCCCTGCCGTCGTCGTGCAGCGTTCACGACTTCCACTCGTATGGGTTTCATGGCTCGGGCGTTACGCCCGGCATGCACTTCCATCTGGCGGCCTCCATCAACGCAGAGACGGACATACCGCTGGTGCCGTCGATGCAGACATCGGACCCGGCCAACCAGAACGTCTTCATCCTGCACTGGCTGAACAACAAGGAGATGCATTTCACCCTCCAGGCAGAGGCAATACTCCAGGAGCTGACCAAGAAGGTGATCGACGAGGAGAATGGCCATCATCACGGCCATTACGGACATGGCCATCATCACGGGCACTCTGGAGGCGGCGGAGTGGACCTGCCGGACGATGCACCCGGCGGCACGCACGGCACGCATGCGCACAAGAAGTATCTGCGCTCCTCCAAGTCCGTGTCGGTGGACGACAGCGGCGAGGAGTACAGCAAGTATTCGCAGCATACGGCCGGCACTGGAGCGGGTCTCCATCTGAACTCCATGTCCAACACAACGTCCCAGAACTCGCTGAACAAcgagcagcatcagcaccagcagcatccgATCACACAGCTGGTGGATTCGCTGGACAACAAGATCGAGTGCCTGCTGAGGGACTGGCACCAGAGTCCCGATCTGCTGTTTGCCATCCATCCCGTGGACGGGAGCTACCTGATCTGGGTGATCGAGTGGCTGGATGACTACTATCCGGGCTCGTTCCGGCAGGCGCAGGTGTCCTTCTCGACGCGCATTCCGTCGGCCTTTCCGCTGGGCGAtgccatgtccatgtccaccACGGTGAGCCTCTTCAACACGGGCAGCCATCCGCTGGCCTTTAGGGACATCGCCAACAATGTGAGGAGCAAGGACGAGTTCCACAAGAACGGCCAGGCGGATGATTCGTCGCTGAAGAGCGACCAGCATGCGTTCGAGAAgcacgaggaggagcaggaggacaaCAACGAGGATCGGGAACAGGATCAGGAGACGGACGACAGTGCAGCGGCCAGCGGAGGCGTTGCCAGCAGCTCCCAGGACTCGGCGGGAGCCAGTGGCAACGGGGTGACTAGTGCCCTGCCCCTAAACGTCTCCCCCTCAGTTTCGATGGTCACGAAGCACTCGAACGGCACCCTGAACCTCTGGCAGCTGACGTTCGCCTTCAAAACGAAATTCACCCAAGTATTAAGCATCGGCCACGTGAGCCGTGCCTCCGGGCACCGTTTCCGGGTCAATGACATCACCTGTCACCCGGTGCTGCCGTTGCTCGTCTCCACATCGCATCACAATCTGCCCGACTCGGAGGCCAAGTCCCCGATGTCGCCGTTCGAGCAGCCCCTGAGTGGGGGAGGTGGCGGTGGCCTCACCATGGGATCCGGTACGGGCGGCGTGGCCAGTCCAGGAGGATCTGCTGGTGCCGCATcgaatgggaacgggaacggcaACGACAAGGATGTCTTTACACCCACTGGCTTCTGTTCGGAGTTGATACTGTGGCGCGTGGACTCGGTGGGCCCACTGTGCCATTCGGGCGGCGTCAGCGAGCTGGCGCGCATCAACTCCCCCGAGATATCGGCCTTCAGCAATGTGGCCTGGATACCCACGCTCCTGCCGAGCACCACCCTCGGTAGCTACAGCAATTCCCCCAGCGCCTGCTTTGTGGCCAGCGATGGGGAGAATCTGCGCGTGTATCAGGCGGTGATTGATGCCCGGACCCTGCTGGCGGAGATCTCCTGTTCGGAGAACCTCAACACGCTGCACAAGTCGCACTCGCTCTCGTCGATGATCTCAAATGCCTCCTCCACAATGAAGGCCCAACGATCGGCGCTGCACGACAAGCTGAAGGTCGTCTCCCAGCAGTCGACGGCGCGTCCGGGGTGCATCCTCCAGCTGGACGCCATCTCGGATGCCAAACACGACTGGCAGAACACGCAGTTTCTGCATGTGTTTCAGGCCCAGCTGATAACCGGGGGCCAGCGCACCACCGCGTCAGTGGACGCCCAGGATGTGGACGAGCCGCGCTACAATCCCTTCCTCGAGTCGGACATGGACGCCATTGTGGATCTGCAGCGAAATGCCGACTTCGAGGAGCCCTTCTACATTGTGAACATCGAGAAGACGCTGCGGGGCAGCACCATACACATGTGGCGGATCGTCATCAGCTCCAAGCAGCAGAACTCCTTCCTTTCCGAGACGGCCATGTATGTGCCCGACAGCAACCTCACCCAGGAAGAGCCCGACGACAATCCTAATCCGAATGCGAACCCGAATCCCCGACGGATGTCCCAGGGGGCAGAGACCCTCACGGGTGCCGAGCACTTTGGCTCGCATGTGGAGGCGCCGCACATCTCCATAACCACGAAAAAGGTGTGCACGCAGGAGCTGCCGCTACCCGAGGGCGTGGATGTGATACATGCCTCCCCGGCAGCGGGCCACTTGAGCAGCTCCAGCATTTATCCGGCCTGCTTTGCCCCCTACATCATTGTGACGGCCTGCTCGGACTCGGTGTCGCGTTTTTGGAAGTGCGAACCCATCGAGAATCCCTCCGCAGAGGATActggcaatgggaatgggaatgggaatggcgaTGCCTATCACTGGTCCGAGTGGAAAATGTTTAGCCGCATCCAGCAGTCGGCGATTGAGATaccgggccagccgctgaacaTCAGTGCCGCCTACAGCGGCCGCATTGCGTGCGCCTACAAGTACGGCAAGAGCTTCACGCGACCCAACAAGGGTGACCCCGATTCGCGGTACGTGAACCTCTGCGTGGCCATCTACGAGTGCGAGAGCTCGGGCGGCAGCGAATGGGTGCTGGAGGACACCATACACCTGAAGAACGTCCACCTGCCGAGGATCAACATTGGGCACGGCATCGACTTGAGCTACCTGCACGACAGCCGACTGCTGGCCAAGAAGCAGCGCCTCAACCAGGTGCTGCACACGTTCCAGGCCCACGACGACAGTCGATCGCCGAGGAGTGGCGAGACCACACCAGAGCTGGCCGTCAGCGTGAATCGCCAGCCCTCGGTGGCCGCCTCGGGGCTCCTGACCGTCCCCAGTTTCAGTACGCTGCAATCGTTGAGGAAGAGCATCGCCGAGAACGGCAACACCTGTCCGCTCACACAGAAGCATCTGGTGCAGCTCGATTGGGTGTCCAAGGAGGACGGCTCGCACATCCTGACAGTGGCCGTCGGCAGCAAGATCCTGCTGTACACGCCCGTCAGCTCGGACATTGCCCAGGCGAACATCAAGGCCATGAAGGAGTCGCGCTCCGTGAATCGGCCCATCCTGCGGAAGGCCAGCTCTCTGGCACAGCCCAATTTCGTGGATGAGATCCGATGGATGAAGCTTCGACAGATCGATCTACAAACGGCGGATGGACTGCCGCCGCTACCCATGCAGATATCGTGGGTGCGCGACGGCATTCTGGTGGTGGCCATGGACTCGGAAATGCATGTGTACTCGCAGTGGAAGCCGCACTACACCTCCCACATGGTGGGCGGTGCGAACGGCGGCAGCGAGGACGTGCCCGACACGCGCAACCTGCGCGACGAGGACCTGCGGAGTCTGGCCAACGAATCGACGCAGCTGAGGCTCAAGAACGTGGCCTCCATGCCGCTGATCAGCAAAGTGAGCACCGCCAatctgcagctgctgtcgcACGACAAGAAGCGGCGTCTGGGTAACACCAGCATGGCCAATATGAACGGAGGCGGCGCCGTGGCCACAACCGTGGGCAGTGCCCCCAACGATCGGGACAGTGGCAGCGATGACTACCTGACGGACTTTGGCCTGTTCCAGGCCTCGCGGATCGCCTGCCCGGTGCTGCCGCAGTACCATCCCAAGCAGCTGATGGAGCTCTTGAACTGCGGTAAGATACGCTGGGTCAAGGCCATACTGGCCCATCTGGTGCGCTGCATGAGCGGCGGCTCGAGTGGCGACCAGCACGGCGCCACCCAGGACGAGGACGGGTATGCCCGACAGCGCAGCTGGTCCCGCTCTCGCACCCTCAGCATCAGCTACAATGCGgcggacaacaacaacattcaGGCGGAGCATCGGGGCAGCACCACCCAGATCCCGGAGGAACTGATGCTCGACTATGCGGAGATCAACTCGATTCCGCCGCTGCCCTTGTGGGTGCTGCTGAACGCGGACAGGGAGACGCCTGGCTGCCAGGGGGGCGCCAGCAACGCGGAGAACGACAAGGACTACGATGAGCTCTTCGACATGCACAACTCGGAGGACAATCTCGACGAGCTGCTGTCGGAGGGGGAGCAGGGCAAGCGGCACGAGCGACGGCTCTCGCTGCCCGAGAAGCAGTCCATCTCGCACTTTGGCCCGCGCCAGGGGCAGCTTCTGTCGCGCCtcctcacgcacacacatttgCCGGGGCTCTCGTCGCTGGACCAGATGCATCTGCTGGCCCTCGCCGATACGGTGGCCACCTGCAACACGGACTTCTCGGACAAGTTTGCCGCCGACATGGGCAAGAACACCGCAAACGTGCCCAAGGAGGGCGCCACAGCCACGGAATCGCTAGACGATTGCGGTCTCCGTTTCCTTTTGGCCATGAAACACTTTACGTATCTGCTgcgctgcctgccgctgcagcagcgggCCCAGTTCCAGCGCCAGGGCGTGGGCACCTCGAACATTGTGTGGGCCTACCACTCGGAgagcgaggaggagctgctcaACCTAATACCCAGCTACACGAAGGGCGACCTGCGCTGGGCCACGCTGCGGGACCTGGGCATGGGCTACTGGCTCAAGAACATCAACACTCTGCGGCGTTGCGTGGAGCGGCTGGCCAAGTGCGCCtaccagcagaagcaggaccCCCTGGACGCGGCCATCTACTACCTGGCCATGAAGAAGAAGTCCCTGGTGTGGGGCCTCTTCCGGTCGATGCGGGACGAGAAGATGACCGCCTTCTTTGGCAACAATTTCGCCGAGGATCGCTGGCGCAAGGCCGCCCTGAAGAACGCCTTTGTGCTGCTGGGGAAGCAGCGGTTCGAGCATGCGGTGGCCTTCTTCCTGCTGGCCAACTCCCTCAACGACGCCATCGAGGTGTGCATGAACAAGCTGGAGGACTTTCAGCTGGCTCTCATCATCGCCCGACTGTACGAGGGCGATGCCGAGGGCTGTTACTACCACAAGCTGCTGCACGAGCACATCCTGGGCACCGACCCGGAGACGGGACGCTGCGACATACCGCGCGCCCATCCGGACCCGTTCCTGCGCTCGATGACCTACTGGACCCTGAAGAAGTACCAGGAGAGCCTCAACACCCTGCTCTTGACGGGCGGCGTGGGCAGCCTGCACAGCAGCTACCGGGAGGAGGATCTCCTGCGGCCCGAGCCGCAGGCCACCAACCCGAATGTCTTCAACTTCTACATCTATCTGCGCACGCATCCGCTGCTGATACGGCAGAACATTGCGCTGTCCGCGCAGGAGAAACGCATCGCCCATGTCGTGCTGTCGGGCTTCAACTACGAGACAGCCGGCGCGGGACCGGGCACGGGCGGAGCCGCCTGCGACAAACAACTGCAGCTGGAGGACTCCATCACGCCCATTGAACGGCAACTGTACTTCACCACCGCCCACGGGCATTTCAAGAGCGGCTGCCCAGCCCTGGCCCTCGAGGTGCTCAACAAACTGCCGCTGAAGATCAGCGAGGATCCATCCTCATCGGGCAGCAGCATGGCCGGCAGCCAGGCGGCGGCCACGAGCCAGCAGATCAACAAAGAGGAGCTCATCAATTCGGGGATCATGGATCAGTGGGGAGCGGGcacagccacggccacagccacggcgGATGCCTTCGATTGGGGTGCACCTGCGGCGGGCAACGAAGCAGAGGCCAAGTTCGAGATCAAGTGGGATGACGACGAAGAGGATGCTGATGCCGATCCTATAGATGATGACGATCCCGAGATGGCCACACCCCAGCCCCCCATGGGGGCGGcagatgctgttgctgctgcggctgctgtgggACGATCCACGGGCGATGGCCACAAAATGGACATCATGGCGCAGCAGCTAAAGTTCGTGGCCTGCCTGAAGATCCTCATGGAGGAGCTCTCGACCCTGGCCACCGGCTTCGAGGTGGATGGCGGCCAGCTGCGCTACCAGCTGTACATGTGGCTGGAGCGGGAGGTGGAGGCCCTCAAGCAGCTGTGCAACTACTGCAGctccgagcagcagcaggcgagcGACGGCAGTGGCGGCGATGCGGATGCCAAGGATGACAAGGAGATGAATGCCAGCATCTGTCCGAGCACGGAGCGGCCCACGCTCCACGAAATCCTCATGCAGGACAAGCAGGACTTCGAGGCCAAGGTCCTGCGGGCGGCCAAGCGCAAGCGCTGGCTCAAGGCCAACGAGACGCTGCTGCGTACCCTCCTCAGCTACTGCTCGCTCCACGGCGCCAGCGGCGGGGGCCTCGCCTCTGTGCGGatggagctggtgctgctgctgcaggagctgcagcaggagaagacCCAACAGCAGCTGCTCAGCCCGCTGCCATTCCCCACCACCCTGCCGCTGCTGAGCGCCTGCGTGGCTGGCAACAAGACGGTGATTGCCGATCCCATTAAATACCTGCAGTCGCAGACGGTGGACATGCTGCAGACCATCATCAAGGTGGTGCCGTTCCCCGGCATCGAGACGAGCGCCCTCAGCGAGATCTTCGTGCTGCGCGACCTCGCGGTGGCCCTCTCCTCGTGCATCTACCAGTCGCTCTGCGACTCGGAGAGCTTTGTGGTCAACAATTCGGCCTTCAACGGCTACCCCAGTCCAGGCATGGAGAACATTGCGAAGATCAACTCCTCGTTCGAGTGCTCGTATCTGGTGGGCAGCCGGAATGCGTACGGACGGAGGCGCAAGTACTCGACGGACGAGCCGGCGGGCATCTGTACGACGCCCTCCAAGTGGCCGGGTGTCACCAATCTCCGGGCGTTGCTTGCCCGCGAGAAGGATGAGGATGTGCCCAAGCTGAatgtcctgctgctggagtcCTTTGTCTCCACATACATGGCGCTGTTCATCTACTCGCTGTGCACCTGCGACAGTCGGCTGCTGTACCGTTTGAGCGGCCAGAGCTTCAACAATGACACCTGGTCGACGCTCTTTGGCGGCGGCATGAAGAAGCTGCTGATCAAGCCGGCCTCGGGTCAGGCCCAGAGCctgccagcggcagcggcagcaggagcagccggCCCCACTTCGGATGATCCGACAGCCGATGAGAACAGCGTGTGGAACACCGTCACCTCCATCACGAAGCAGCGCATGAAGCTGAACATGAAGATCCTGGGCAGCTTTAGCCAGAGCAGCACCTCGAACAACATGAAGGAGGACAAGCCCACATACCGGGAGCAGTTCATGCCACCCGAGACATCGATGCTCTCCTATTTCCTGTCCAAACCGCCGCCAGGTACAACGG AGTGCGATGATTACGACACAGATGACTCGCACGAGTCGGAGaacgaggaggaagaggaggacgacgacgatgtgAACGTGAGTCGGACCCAACTGAAAGCCAAAGACAATACGGAGCACACCAATCCCACATCGTACTCGTGGAGCATACTCCGTTTGGCCCTCATCAAGATCACCACCCACAAGATCCAGGAGCTGGTGAAGGTGGCAGGAATCGAGCTGCAGGGTA ATCTGCCCGTGATCAGTCCCCTGTCGCACGAGGTGCTGCGCACTCTCAATCGCTGGCAGGAGTTCGCCTTGAGCGACCTGATCGCCCGGGGACCCCCAACACGGCAGTATATACCTGGCTGTTATGCGGAGAGCGGCATCAATGGGCTGGCCATCCACAAGTATCGATCGCTGCTGAACAAGGACAACACACCGTTTGTGTCCGGTTCCTCGGCGGGACCTATACGGCGACTGTGGAATTTCCTGGTGCGCCAGGAGCCCGCCCAGGAGGTGTTCATCAAGAGCATCTTTGGCAAGAACATGGAGGggcaccatcatcatggccACACGCGCGGCTCCCAGCCCGACAACGACACGGATGAAG GTCAATCGCATTCAACCAGCGAGAATACCGACCACATACGCATCATACACAAGGATCACGAATCGATATTGTCCTTCTGCTTGAAGAACAACAGCTCCTCTATGATCGCGTTCTCCAATCCGCGCGAGATCCAGGAGTTCGACATCTCCCTGCTGCTGGAGTCGCCCAATTGGTACGAGGATGAGTGCGACTACGATATGATGAATCTGTCCAAGGATGCGGACACCAATAGTTCCGCCTTCCTCATCATTCAATCGCAAGAGCA GAACCAATTTGGAAGCAACAGTAATCCAAATGAAAGCAATAGCAGTACACAAAGCGCCTCGCAGTCGGGACGTGGCACGTCCATg GTGCAGCGCCACAAGGTGGACAATGTTAAGCGTATGAGTGCTCATCCATTGATGCCCCTCTATCTGACCGGCGGACAGGATGGTTCAGTGCAGATCTGGGAGTGGGGCCACCAGCAGCCCGTTTGCTCGCCACGTACCTCTGGCACCTTTGCGAAAGTGACCCGCTGCCGCTTCTCCGAGCAGGGCAACAAGTTCGGCATCGGCGATGGTGATGGCAACCTGAGCCTCTGGCAGGCGGGCATCGCCTCACAGAATAATCGTTCGTTTATT AGCTATCAGTGCCACAATAAGACGCTTTCCGATTTTGTATTCCTTGGCTCTTGCAGTCTACTGGCCAGCG CTGGTCAAAGTTCCGAGAACAAAAACATCAACATTTGGGACACTTTGCTGCCCCACAAAAAGTCCTGTGTGTCAG CATTCACCTGTCACGATCAGGGTTCGTCCTGTCTGGTGTTTGCGCCACAGCATCAAGTGCTCATCTCGTGCGGCAAACGCGGCGATGTATGCGTCTTCGATGTGAGACAGCGCACGCTGCGACATCGTTATCAG GCGCACGATAGCACCATCAAGTGCATTGCTTTGGATCCCCATGAGGAGTTCTTTGTCACTGGCTCCATTGAGGGTGACATTAAG ATATGGGACATGAATCAGTTCATGCTGATCAATACGTTCCCCCATGAGCATGCCAAGAATGGTTTCTTCAAGCATACCGGCCAGGGTGTCAGCCAGGTGACTGTCGATCCCTTTGGGCGACTGTTCTCGTGTGGGTCCGATGGTTGCATGAAGGTCCGCCTGCTGGTCGAGAAGGATAATATTGTGCACTCAGTGTATTGA